Proteins co-encoded in one Sinobacterium norvegicum genomic window:
- a CDS encoding alpha/beta fold hydrolase, whose product MLKKILLSLAILIAVFTGLIIYALQDNPARATIGEARYADHNGFQLQYFVSGDDRAGTVILQASYARSGSDFNELVGDLNKAGYRTLIMQARGIDGSELPSLQATLFDYADDLAVILEQEQLTQPMTLIGHAYGNRVARAFASRYPQQAKSLVLLAAGDDAPPPETRNAIFKILLNVVPDSSRIEALELAFFAPMNPPVDYWIRGWYPKAGLAQGNATATTPAEQWIDGGSASILILQPRFDAAAAEGAAKLKRLHPERVTVVELDTAGHAILPEQPDEVSRLVLGHLAKYQTTVISQSTQSQQ is encoded by the coding sequence ATGCTGAAAAAAATACTCCTGTCACTGGCGATTCTAATTGCCGTCTTCACCGGTCTTATCATCTATGCACTGCAAGACAACCCCGCCCGAGCGACGATTGGCGAGGCTCGATACGCCGACCACAATGGTTTTCAACTGCAGTATTTTGTCAGCGGTGACGACCGTGCTGGGACGGTTATTCTGCAGGCCAGCTACGCCCGCTCCGGCTCCGATTTCAACGAACTCGTCGGCGACTTAAACAAGGCCGGCTACCGCACACTGATTATGCAGGCCAGAGGCATCGATGGCTCGGAGCTGCCATCACTGCAGGCGACGCTGTTTGACTATGCCGATGATTTGGCCGTCATTCTCGAACAAGAGCAACTGACACAGCCGATGACCTTGATCGGCCACGCCTACGGCAACCGCGTCGCCCGCGCCTTTGCCAGCCGCTACCCACAACAGGCAAAATCATTAGTCTTGCTGGCCGCCGGTGACGATGCGCCGCCGCCAGAAACCCGCAATGCCATCTTCAAAATTCTACTCAACGTGGTTCCCGACAGCAGCCGTATCGAAGCCTTAGAACTGGCCTTTTTCGCCCCGATGAATCCACCGGTCGACTACTGGATTCGCGGCTGGTATCCCAAGGCAGGCCTGGCCCAGGGTAACGCCACCGCAACCACACCAGCTGAACAGTGGATCGATGGTGGCAGCGCCTCCATTCTCATCCTACAACCACGCTTTGACGCCGCCGCCGCCGAGGGAGCGGCGAAGTTAAAACGTCTACACCCTGAGCGTGTCACCGTTGTTGAACTCGACACCGCAGGCCACGCCATCTTGCCGGAACAGCCAGACGAAGTCAGCCGTCTCGTACTCGGTCACCTGGCAAAGTATCAGACAACCGTCATCAGCCAATCGACACAGTCACAACAATAA
- a CDS encoding helix-turn-helix domain-containing protein produces MFSLSNIALLGASQGLMLLLALLTINFGNQRANRVLAAFIGVLSLRLFVIAFEYLPEGQYLPHQQLFSLLHLSYCIGPLLYFYVRLLVQPNYQFHWQQWLHFAPVLIAALALSPGGPIIDIDTADYDRYSALPELIQSRVALATMPLFATLVIYSLLSLATLRPYQAAIKNQFSSLESINLNWLKVLVWICLVTALISLLALLLRAIGFNVIGPRAFYSVLLSVCLIYYIGLMGLRQPRVFDQDQRQPATVSPTDNNQSRPDTVTKETEKYAKSGLDQQRIDTLWRNLDTLMIEQQPFLTAGIKLAELAEQLATRPNYLSQVINSKADESFFDYINRHRIEAACEMLLTQPNSSIGDIALSTGFNSQNVFNNHFKKRTGQTPSHYRKTHKAA; encoded by the coding sequence ATGTTCTCCCTCTCTAATATTGCCCTGCTCGGTGCCTCCCAAGGCTTGATGCTACTACTGGCACTGCTGACGATTAACTTTGGCAACCAACGCGCCAATCGTGTATTGGCGGCATTTATTGGTGTGCTCAGCCTCCGCCTTTTTGTCATCGCCTTCGAATACCTGCCCGAGGGACAATATCTCCCGCACCAGCAACTGTTTTCCCTGCTGCACCTCAGCTACTGCATTGGCCCGCTACTCTATTTTTATGTACGCCTGTTGGTGCAACCGAACTATCAGTTTCACTGGCAGCAGTGGCTGCACTTTGCCCCTGTTTTAATTGCCGCTCTGGCCCTCAGCCCCGGCGGCCCTATTATCGATATCGACACCGCTGATTACGATCGCTACTCGGCATTGCCGGAGTTGATACAAAGTCGCGTAGCCTTGGCCACCATGCCACTGTTTGCCACCTTGGTGATTTATTCCTTGCTGTCGCTGGCCACCCTGCGCCCTTATCAGGCGGCAATTAAAAACCAATTTTCATCGCTGGAGTCGATTAATCTCAACTGGCTGAAAGTGCTGGTGTGGATCTGCCTTGTGACGGCGCTGATCAGTTTGCTAGCACTGTTGCTGCGAGCCATAGGCTTCAACGTTATTGGCCCCCGGGCCTTTTACTCGGTCTTACTCAGCGTCTGTCTGATCTATTATATTGGCCTGATGGGGCTGCGACAGCCCCGGGTCTTCGATCAGGACCAGCGCCAGCCGGCAACAGTGAGCCCCACTGACAACAATCAGTCCAGACCTGATACCGTGACCAAAGAAACCGAAAAATACGCTAAATCCGGCCTCGACCAACAGCGTATTGATACACTCTGGCGCAATCTCGACACCCTGATGATAGAACAGCAGCCTTTCCTGACCGCCGGCATAAAACTGGCCGAGCTGGCCGAGCAATTAGCCACTCGCCCCAACTATTTAAGCCAGGTAATCAACTCCAAGGCGGACGAGAGCTTTTTCGACTATATCAACCGGCACCGCATCGAAGCGGCCTGCGAAATGCTATTAACACAGCCCAACAGCAGCATAGGTGATATTGCACTCAGCACCGGTTTCAACAGCCAAAACGTCTTTAACAACCATTTTAAGAAACGCACAGGGCAAACCCCCAGCCATTATAGAAAAACGCACAAAGCCGCATAA
- a CDS encoding VPLPA-CTERM sorting domain-containing protein — translation MKKTTLLVCAAAMTASSLAGAASFDFVKGSGGYHDSLNFVASDGVLGVNVTPVNGSKVSWTTQGLGRGTNGFNYLMAGGEGLTFNFTSAVDIGQVNMESYGSSNVSWTDANGLTGSIGSVQGKTGGQLNTITLSNITSMTFTANNNYSMIAGFDDVFATSQVPVPAAAWLFGSALIGLAGIAKKRR, via the coding sequence ATGAAAAAAACAACCTTACTAGTGTGCGCAGCAGCGATGACGGCAAGTTCGTTAGCGGGCGCCGCAAGTTTTGATTTCGTCAAGGGTAGCGGTGGTTATCACGACTCCCTGAACTTTGTTGCCAGTGACGGCGTGCTGGGCGTTAACGTCACGCCGGTGAACGGCAGCAAGGTTAGCTGGACAACTCAGGGCTTAGGTCGTGGCACTAACGGCTTCAACTACCTCATGGCCGGTGGTGAAGGTCTGACGTTTAACTTTACCTCTGCTGTTGATATCGGCCAGGTGAATATGGAGTCCTACGGTAGCTCAAACGTCAGCTGGACCGATGCCAACGGCTTGACCGGTAGCATTGGCTCAGTCCAGGGTAAAACCGGCGGTCAGTTGAATACCATCACGCTGAGCAACATCACCAGCATGACGTTTACCGCCAATAACAACTACAGCATGATTGCCGGCTTCGACGATGTCTTTGCGACATCACAGGTACCTGTACCTGCAGCGGCTTGGTTATTTGGCTCTGCGTTAATCGGCCTGGCCGGCATCGCCAAAAAGCGCCGCTAG
- a CDS encoding TonB-dependent receptor, with amino-acid sequence MSQTKTHSLALGVAALLSPLTVTAQVEQTQLQLEEVIVTATKREENLSDVAMSINTLTDQTLKEAGLTNFNEIGEYVPNLKIQTGNDSRSTSVRIRGIGSIGSNAGIDPSVGMFVDGVYMSRAGMSINDLTDIQRVEVLKGPQGTLYGKNTAAGAISVITKNPTEIVEADLELTAGNYGQQEVRWMANTPVTENTALRLSGYRAVNDGYGDNKTLNEDVNATDKWGVRGKFSWSSETLGEFILAADYAKEDSKCCDLNVITYDGPSSLNATWDGLAAANPGTSIDGIIPEPHEYYGNVAPSNEVLNKGMSLEWSKELKNEITLTWLNAYRQYESTSGYDGDLSPFDAVEMAADVGLDQFTSEFRIASASGEFLEYQAGLFYYQQDMDTDDTFDLHANGAVGDGDPGTQDPLAFFTDGTTNYGYNNHQTTSYSAFGQMTLNLTETVSLTAGLRWNKETKDREGSQISCPFYDIASLGGASNPPGVSCPQKGPYDQLAQDYNDWYTSIGSGLPPVFVDTPPVSGPPSYQNQSRTTTNWTPSINVKWHVTDDAMLYASFSRGYKSGGFNQLRTASDTVGEVIPGFSSISLDTNNPNNEFKDEESTNYELGMKSTWLNRRLAFNTSLYWTDYDEFQAQTFEGGTVLVQNAGSMQAKGVEFDITYLAHQYLTVGLSSAYNRATYGDYKNAPATVQQIVDNGIGYSQDLTGQQIDNAPKWTASSFAQSDFPIFDTSLNGFARLEYNYTSSYYLDTDLDDNLIQDDAGIINARLGIANADDTWGITIWGKNLSDEAVYVMGTDLPVYGGYMGALAPPRTYGTTFRYHYQ; translated from the coding sequence ATGTCCCAAACTAAGACCCATAGCTTGGCGCTGGGAGTCGCAGCGTTACTCAGCCCACTGACTGTGACCGCTCAGGTAGAGCAAACACAATTACAACTTGAAGAAGTCATCGTCACGGCGACTAAGCGTGAGGAAAACCTCTCTGATGTTGCCATGTCAATTAACACCCTCACGGATCAGACCTTGAAGGAAGCCGGCCTGACTAACTTTAATGAAATTGGGGAATACGTACCCAATCTTAAGATTCAGACCGGTAATGACTCCCGCTCAACCTCTGTTCGCATTCGAGGCATTGGCTCTATCGGCTCTAACGCCGGTATTGACCCCAGTGTTGGTATGTTTGTCGATGGTGTCTACATGAGTCGTGCCGGCATGAGCATTAACGACTTGACCGATATACAGCGTGTCGAAGTGCTAAAAGGCCCACAGGGAACTTTATACGGTAAAAATACCGCCGCCGGTGCCATCAGCGTCATCACCAAAAACCCAACAGAAATCGTTGAAGCAGATCTAGAACTAACCGCAGGCAACTACGGCCAGCAAGAGGTTCGCTGGATGGCGAACACGCCTGTGACAGAGAACACAGCGCTACGATTATCAGGCTATCGTGCGGTGAATGACGGCTATGGCGACAACAAAACCCTCAACGAAGACGTCAATGCAACGGACAAATGGGGCGTTCGCGGTAAGTTTTCTTGGAGCTCAGAAACCCTGGGTGAGTTTATCTTGGCCGCCGACTACGCCAAGGAAGACTCTAAGTGTTGTGATCTCAACGTCATCACCTATGACGGGCCCTCATCACTGAACGCAACATGGGACGGTTTAGCCGCGGCTAACCCAGGTACATCGATAGACGGCATTATCCCTGAGCCCCATGAATACTATGGCAACGTCGCCCCCTCCAACGAAGTGCTCAACAAGGGCATGTCTTTGGAGTGGAGCAAAGAGTTAAAAAATGAAATCACTCTTACCTGGCTTAATGCTTATAGACAGTATGAATCAACCAGTGGTTACGATGGCGACCTTTCACCGTTTGATGCCGTCGAAATGGCCGCAGACGTTGGCCTTGACCAGTTCACCTCTGAGTTCCGTATTGCCTCAGCGTCGGGTGAATTCCTCGAATACCAGGCCGGTTTGTTTTATTACCAGCAAGACATGGATACCGATGACACCTTCGACTTACACGCCAATGGCGCCGTCGGCGATGGCGACCCCGGTACACAAGACCCGCTGGCATTCTTTACCGATGGCACCACCAACTACGGCTACAACAATCATCAAACAACCAGCTATTCAGCCTTTGGTCAGATGACGTTAAACCTGACCGAGACCGTCAGCCTGACCGCAGGTCTGCGCTGGAATAAGGAAACCAAAGACCGTGAAGGCTCGCAGATCTCCTGTCCTTTTTATGATATCGCCAGCCTCGGTGGAGCTTCAAACCCACCCGGGGTCAGCTGCCCTCAAAAAGGCCCCTACGATCAGTTAGCACAGGACTACAATGATTGGTACACATCAATTGGCAGTGGATTACCTCCTGTTTTTGTTGATACCCCACCTGTCAGTGGTCCACCAAGCTATCAAAACCAGTCACGAACAACGACCAACTGGACACCCTCTATCAACGTCAAATGGCATGTTACTGATGACGCCATGCTTTATGCCTCATTCAGCAGAGGTTATAAATCAGGAGGCTTTAACCAATTAAGAACCGCCTCTGACACCGTTGGTGAAGTCATTCCCGGTTTCTCTTCGATCTCACTGGATACCAACAACCCCAACAATGAATTTAAAGATGAAGAGTCAACCAACTATGAACTAGGGATGAAATCAACGTGGTTAAATCGCCGTCTGGCATTTAACACCTCTCTCTACTGGACCGATTACGACGAGTTCCAGGCGCAAACCTTCGAAGGCGGTACTGTTCTGGTGCAGAATGCTGGCTCTATGCAAGCAAAGGGTGTTGAGTTTGATATCACCTACTTAGCCCATCAGTATTTAACCGTTGGCTTAAGCTCTGCCTACAACCGAGCCACCTACGGTGACTACAAAAATGCCCCTGCCACCGTACAGCAGATTGTTGATAACGGCATAGGTTACTCGCAAGACTTAACAGGCCAGCAAATTGATAATGCACCCAAGTGGACGGCAAGCAGCTTTGCCCAGTCCGATTTCCCCATTTTTGATACCAGCCTAAATGGCTTTGCCCGCTTAGAATATAACTATACGAGCTCTTACTATTTAGACACCGACCTCGATGACAATTTAATTCAGGATGATGCCGGTATTATCAATGCTCGCCTGGGTATTGCTAACGCGGACGATACATGGGGTATTACTATCTGGGGTAAAAACCTGAGCGATGAAGCCGTCTACGTAATGGGCACTGATCTACCTGTTTACGGTGGCTACATGGGCGCCCTGGCCCCACCAAGAACCTACGGAACAACTTTCCGCTACCACTACCAGTAA
- a CDS encoding carotenoid oxygenase family protein gives MAKPMPEHEYLTGAFTPLRMECNAPNLLIEGEIPREIRGSFYRCGPSPQFAPRSDEYHLFAGDGMVHAFHIEDGRVDYLNRWVRTNKFKAERRLGRSAINPMNPFDCDPEFSDFVFSDKDGTANTAAVWHGNRLLIMEEGHPPYELDPDTLESKGSWNFLGKLQTAMTAHPKVDPNTGEMVLFAYMATGPFAADLAVHKVNKEGLLTESVVIPTPYSAMVHDFVVTENHIVFAIFPLTGDLERAMVGKPPFAWEPEKGVKIGVLPRQGSSADNITWIDADIAFAFHFMNGFDHNGVITFDCCQSEHAPLFPDADGNMSELSPPYLTRWVIDTNADTPAAVFSKIDSYESEFPLCDSRYEMADYRYGFYLSPVDGSVRDGGSDTYYNAIARYDHHDGSSERYGFGNAYVSEAVFVPKSEQAGEGDGYLLTVVTDNHSMKSKLCIMDAMDLTKGPVATAFLSHQIPVGFHGHWRQA, from the coding sequence ATGGCGAAACCAATGCCTGAACATGAATATTTGACCGGCGCTTTTACCCCATTGCGCATGGAGTGTAATGCCCCAAACTTGCTGATAGAGGGCGAGATACCAAGGGAGATTCGGGGTAGTTTTTATCGCTGTGGTCCCAGTCCTCAGTTTGCCCCGCGTTCAGACGAATATCATTTGTTTGCCGGCGATGGCATGGTGCATGCTTTCCATATAGAGGATGGCAGGGTTGACTACTTAAACCGCTGGGTGAGAACCAATAAATTTAAGGCGGAACGTCGTCTGGGGCGGAGTGCGATAAACCCGATGAACCCATTTGACTGTGACCCTGAATTTTCTGATTTCGTCTTTAGCGATAAAGATGGCACGGCCAATACCGCCGCTGTCTGGCATGGCAACCGTTTATTGATTATGGAGGAAGGTCACCCTCCCTATGAGTTAGACCCGGATACCCTCGAATCTAAAGGCTCTTGGAATTTCCTCGGCAAATTGCAAACAGCGATGACGGCACACCCGAAGGTGGACCCTAATACCGGTGAGATGGTGTTGTTTGCCTATATGGCGACGGGACCGTTTGCAGCAGATTTGGCGGTTCATAAAGTGAACAAGGAGGGGCTTTTAACAGAGTCTGTTGTGATTCCAACACCTTACTCCGCTATGGTGCATGATTTTGTGGTCACCGAAAATCATATCGTGTTCGCCATATTCCCTCTCACCGGGGACTTGGAGCGCGCCATGGTCGGCAAACCACCTTTTGCGTGGGAACCAGAAAAAGGGGTCAAAATAGGGGTTCTTCCCCGTCAGGGTAGCAGTGCTGATAACATCACTTGGATCGATGCCGATATAGCGTTTGCCTTCCACTTCATGAATGGCTTTGATCATAATGGTGTTATTACTTTCGATTGTTGTCAGTCTGAACACGCGCCCTTGTTCCCCGATGCTGACGGCAATATGAGCGAGTTGTCGCCCCCTTACTTAACCCGTTGGGTGATTGACACCAATGCCGACACACCGGCGGCTGTTTTCAGCAAAATCGACAGCTATGAGTCTGAGTTTCCATTGTGTGACAGCCGCTATGAAATGGCTGATTATCGCTATGGTTTTTATTTGTCGCCTGTCGATGGCAGTGTGCGAGACGGTGGCAGCGATACCTATTATAATGCGATTGCGCGTTATGATCATCACGATGGCAGCTCTGAACGTTACGGTTTTGGTAATGCCTATGTTTCAGAGGCGGTGTTTGTACCGAAGTCTGAGCAGGCGGGCGAAGGTGATGGCTATCTATTAACCGTCGTCACAGACAATCATTCGATGAAGTCGAAATTGTGTATTATGGATGCCATGGATTTGACCAAGGGGCCGGTGGCGACAGCCTTTTTATCTCATCAAATTCCGGTAGGTTTCCATGGTCACTGGCGCCAAGCATAA